The proteins below are encoded in one region of Aquisphaera giovannonii:
- the nuoH gene encoding NADH-quinone oxidoreductase subunit NuoH produces MGLTWLSAGAAQAPTLLAQQPLVELDRFTIVRWLLWLLVGFFGVFPGIVAYMVWLERKVAARFQDRIGPNRVGPLGLLQPIADAIKLITKEDIVPRSADRWAHLAAPVLVIMSAFLVMAVIPFAVGLAPVDLPSGMAYLIAVSSISPLGIFLAGWSSRNKYSLLGAMRAVAQLVSYEVPQVLSTIPIVLWAGSLSLVTIFDRQVEYGWFLLSPPGFLAFMILLIASIAEVNRTPFDLPEAESEIIAGYHTEYSSMRFGLFFLAEYLSVFAVSCLATVLFLGGGTPLPFVSFPVGAISPGSTPSLILADSILVAIFLSKVLFFIFVMFWVRATLPRMRVDRLMNFSWKYLVPLSIANVLIAAVWYEMVIRPGELTLANWLKGVGVTGLMTAFLVSLVFTVNRRIAASEPLGADWPTVRTVPQAGGAIPTARP; encoded by the coding sequence GTGGGTTTGACATGGCTCTCGGCCGGGGCCGCCCAGGCCCCGACCCTCCTCGCCCAGCAGCCGCTCGTCGAGCTCGACAGGTTCACCATCGTCCGCTGGCTCCTGTGGCTCCTCGTCGGCTTCTTCGGCGTCTTCCCGGGCATCGTGGCCTACATGGTCTGGCTCGAGCGGAAGGTCGCGGCCCGGTTCCAGGACCGGATCGGCCCCAACCGGGTCGGCCCGCTGGGCCTGCTCCAGCCGATCGCCGACGCCATCAAGCTGATCACCAAGGAGGACATCGTCCCCCGGAGCGCAGACCGCTGGGCGCACCTGGCGGCGCCGGTGCTGGTGATCATGTCCGCGTTCCTCGTGATGGCGGTGATCCCCTTCGCGGTCGGCCTGGCCCCGGTGGACCTGCCCTCGGGCATGGCCTACCTGATCGCCGTCTCGAGCATCAGCCCGCTCGGCATCTTCCTGGCCGGCTGGTCGAGCCGGAACAAGTACTCGCTCCTGGGCGCGATGAGGGCCGTGGCGCAGCTCGTCTCGTACGAGGTCCCGCAGGTGCTCTCCACGATCCCGATCGTCCTCTGGGCCGGCAGCCTGAGCCTGGTGACGATCTTCGACCGGCAGGTCGAGTACGGCTGGTTCCTCCTCTCCCCGCCGGGCTTCCTGGCCTTCATGATCCTCCTGATCGCGAGCATCGCCGAGGTGAACCGGACGCCGTTCGACCTGCCGGAGGCCGAGTCCGAGATCATCGCCGGCTATCACACCGAGTACTCGAGCATGCGGTTCGGGCTCTTCTTCCTGGCCGAGTACCTGAGCGTGTTCGCGGTGAGCTGCCTGGCGACGGTGCTCTTCCTGGGCGGCGGCACGCCGCTGCCGTTCGTCTCGTTCCCGGTGGGGGCGATCAGCCCCGGCTCGACGCCGTCGCTGATCCTGGCGGACTCGATCCTGGTGGCGATCTTCCTGTCCAAGGTGCTGTTCTTCATCTTCGTGATGTTCTGGGTGCGGGCGACCCTGCCGCGGATGCGGGTGGATCGGCTCATGAACTTCTCGTGGAAATACCTGGTGCCGCTCAGCATCGCCAACGTGCTGATCGCCGCGGTCTGGTACGAGATGGTGATCCGCCCCGGCGAATTGACGCTCGCCAACTGGCTCAAGGGCGTGGGCGTGACCGGGCTGATGACCGCGTTCCTCGTCTCGCTGGTCTTCACCGTCAACCGCCGGATCGCCGCGAGCGAGCCCCTGGGGGCGGACTGGCCGACGGTCCGGACGGTGCCCCAGGCCGGCGGGGCGATCCCTACGGCCCGCCCGTGA
- a CDS encoding Calx-beta domain-containing protein, whose protein sequence is MINIIRQFRASGRIAVMEGRVVGAVTRARPRRARGLVEMEVLEDRRLLSTVQTFDGGGTPYAAGQIGGPPPATVTPGGPSGSFMRLATTPTNAIAGNNNSISFATSDPGTFNSVTAQWDFRVTQTIPGQRGTGMSFALLNTTNYGTSGTAASVTPQQGLYDGSFGFGFDTTNNTVYASQNSGIVTAVSVPSGLDLASGQFIHATATIDFQHATVSLTLTPSSTGTAVTIFDAQEIPNLGPYQARVGFQAANTAANYADFDVDNINVQFTGQRLAGTLSFGSVNFVANESDGVAFITINRTGGSSGSVTIGFVSADGTARNGVNYTSVAGAITFAEGVTQQVVAIPLIDDGVADGNKTVNLYLSNPTLTAPLSPPIVSTLTIVNTDPVPPTVSPTVTKVYRAGTRRVAAFRLTFSQPLDRASAQDTSNYELIFPSASRAARTAARGASGSASRAYAFASAVLDPTGTVVTLSRGVLGRMHLPKLVQILVRGTPPAGVRNASGTFLAGTGGVSGTDALLTVRV, encoded by the coding sequence ATGATCAACATCATCCGGCAATTTCGGGCCTCGGGTCGCATCGCCGTCATGGAAGGCCGCGTCGTCGGGGCGGTGACCCGGGCCAGGCCGAGGCGGGCTCGCGGGCTCGTCGAGATGGAGGTGCTGGAGGATCGCCGGCTGCTGTCCACGGTGCAGACCTTCGACGGCGGCGGGACGCCGTACGCGGCCGGGCAGATCGGCGGCCCGCCGCCGGCGACGGTCACCCCGGGGGGGCCGAGCGGGAGCTTCATGCGCCTGGCGACGACGCCGACCAACGCGATCGCGGGGAACAACAATTCCATCTCGTTCGCGACGTCCGACCCCGGCACCTTCAACAGCGTGACGGCGCAGTGGGACTTCCGGGTGACGCAGACGATCCCGGGCCAGCGGGGGACCGGGATGTCGTTCGCCCTGCTGAATACGACGAACTATGGCACGTCGGGGACGGCGGCGAGCGTGACGCCGCAGCAGGGGCTGTACGACGGGTCGTTCGGCTTCGGCTTCGACACGACGAATAACACCGTGTACGCGAGCCAGAACAGCGGGATCGTGACCGCGGTGAGCGTCCCCTCGGGGTTGGACCTCGCCAGCGGCCAGTTCATCCACGCGACGGCCACGATCGACTTCCAGCATGCGACGGTCTCGCTCACGCTGACGCCGTCGAGCACCGGGACGGCCGTGACGATCTTCGACGCCCAGGAGATCCCGAACCTGGGCCCCTACCAGGCCCGCGTCGGGTTCCAGGCCGCCAACACCGCGGCGAACTACGCCGACTTCGACGTGGATAACATCAACGTCCAGTTCACCGGCCAGCGGCTCGCGGGCACCCTCTCCTTCGGGTCGGTGAACTTCGTGGCCAACGAGTCCGACGGGGTGGCCTTCATCACGATCAACCGGACGGGCGGATCGTCCGGCTCGGTGACGATCGGCTTCGTGTCGGCGGACGGCACCGCGCGCAACGGCGTGAATTACACCTCGGTGGCGGGCGCGATCACCTTCGCCGAGGGCGTGACGCAGCAGGTGGTCGCGATCCCGCTGATCGACGACGGCGTGGCCGACGGCAACAAGACGGTCAACCTGTACCTGAGCAACCCGACCCTGACCGCGCCCCTGTCGCCGCCGATCGTCTCCACGCTGACGATCGTGAACACCGACCCGGTCCCGCCGACGGTCTCGCCGACCGTGACGAAGGTGTACCGGGCCGGCACCAGGCGGGTGGCCGCCTTCCGGCTGACGTTCAGCCAGCCGCTGGACCGGGCGAGCGCGCAGGACACCTCGAATTACGAGCTGATCTTCCCGTCCGCGAGCCGGGCCGCTCGGACGGCGGCCCGGGGCGCCTCGGGCTCGGCGTCGAGGGCGTACGCGTTCGCCTCCGCGGTGCTGGATCCGACCGGCACGGTGGTGACGCTGAGCCGCGGCGTGCTGGGGCGGATGCATCTGCCGAAGCTCGTGCAGATCCTGGTGCGGGGGACGCCGCCCGCGGGCGTGAGGAACGCGAGCGGCACCTTCCTGGCCGGGACGGGAGGGGTGTCGGGGACGGACGCCCTGCTGACCGTCCGGGTCTGA
- a CDS encoding 4Fe-4S binding protein, producing the protein MGMGTGVIRGHAITLRRFLLTFWRDARQGRGLKRRGGGHGLLDFFRKPERGSEPTITQDFRTDGLFTVEYPDERLPVYERFRVLPVLVYDTEDGNVRCTSCNICARVCPPQCIWMTQARSPKGTVVPLPEDFYIDMDVCMNCGLCSEYCPFDAIKMDQNFELSNYERHQSHIYGLQDLLVSSEYYAKTHPEAWSSSEEATERGKVAKKKDQRLQKALAAGRSTPAAKPAPQPAKA; encoded by the coding sequence ATGGGCATGGGAACGGGCGTCATCCGCGGCCACGCGATCACCCTCCGCCGCTTCCTCCTCACCTTCTGGCGCGACGCACGCCAGGGCAGGGGGCTGAAGCGACGCGGCGGGGGGCACGGCCTCCTGGACTTCTTCCGCAAGCCGGAGCGGGGCAGCGAGCCGACGATCACCCAGGACTTCCGGACCGACGGCCTGTTCACCGTCGAGTACCCCGACGAGCGGCTCCCCGTCTACGAGCGATTCCGCGTCCTGCCCGTGCTCGTCTACGACACCGAGGACGGTAACGTCCGGTGCACCTCGTGCAACATCTGCGCGCGGGTCTGCCCGCCCCAGTGCATCTGGATGACGCAGGCCCGGAGCCCCAAGGGGACCGTCGTCCCGCTGCCCGAAGACTTCTACATCGACATGGACGTCTGCATGAACTGCGGGCTCTGCTCCGAATACTGCCCGTTCGACGCCATCAAGATGGACCAGAACTTCGAGCTGTCGAACTACGAGCGGCACCAGTCGCACATCTACGGCCTCCAGGACCTGCTCGTCTCCAGCGAGTACTACGCCAAGACCCACCCCGAGGCGTGGTCCAGCAGCGAGGAGGCGACCGAGCGCGGCAAGGTGGCCAAGAAGAAGGACCAGCGCCTCCAGAAGGCCCTGGCCGCCGGCCGCTCGACTCCCGCCGCCAAGCCCGCCCCCCAGCCCGCCAAGGCCTGA
- a CDS encoding NADH-quinone oxidoreductase subunit D: MISMGPQHPSTHGVFRLNLRVDGETIIGLKPVMGYMHRNHEKIGERNTFLMNFPFTDRLDYLTSMGNNFGYALAIEQLMGDDARPPERAEYIRVIMAELTRIASHMWSIGFLLNDLGAFFTPALYAIEERELILDLFEWASGSRMMCNYFRFGGVAFDLPKGWIERCRGIVNDRIDRKIDELDRYLSGNEIVLDRCKGVGVLSAEQAINYSAAGPVLRASNVPYDIRRAAPYSIYDRFDFEVITGANGDLYDRYYVRLLEMRESAKILKQAVRDIPEGPILPGKKTYQIKVPAGEAYSRVENPKGELGYYVLADGSGTAYRYHVRSPSFINLTALEAMCLGHTVADVVGILGSIDIVLGEVDR, encoded by the coding sequence ATGATCAGCATGGGGCCCCAGCACCCGAGCACCCACGGCGTCTTCCGCCTCAACCTCCGGGTCGACGGCGAGACGATCATCGGCCTCAAGCCGGTCATGGGGTACATGCACCGGAACCACGAGAAGATCGGCGAGCGGAACACGTTCCTGATGAACTTCCCGTTCACCGACCGGCTCGACTACCTCACCAGCATGGGGAACAACTTCGGCTACGCCCTCGCGATCGAGCAGCTCATGGGCGACGACGCGAGGCCGCCGGAGCGGGCCGAGTACATCCGCGTGATCATGGCGGAGCTGACCCGGATCGCCAGCCACATGTGGTCGATCGGCTTCCTCCTGAATGACCTGGGCGCGTTCTTCACCCCGGCGCTCTACGCGATCGAGGAGCGGGAGCTGATCCTGGACCTCTTCGAGTGGGCCTCCGGCAGCCGGATGATGTGCAACTACTTCCGCTTCGGCGGCGTGGCCTTCGACCTGCCGAAGGGGTGGATCGAGCGTTGCCGGGGGATCGTCAACGACCGCATCGACCGCAAGATCGACGAGCTGGACCGGTACCTCTCGGGCAACGAGATCGTGCTGGATCGCTGCAAGGGGGTGGGCGTCCTCTCCGCCGAGCAGGCGATCAACTACTCCGCGGCCGGCCCCGTGCTGCGGGCCTCGAACGTCCCCTACGACATCCGCCGCGCGGCGCCCTACAGCATCTACGACCGGTTCGACTTCGAGGTCATCACCGGGGCCAACGGCGACCTCTACGACAGGTACTACGTCCGGCTGCTGGAGATGCGGGAGAGCGCGAAGATCCTCAAGCAGGCCGTCCGCGACATCCCGGAAGGGCCCATCCTGCCGGGCAAGAAGACCTACCAGATCAAGGTGCCGGCGGGCGAGGCCTACTCGCGGGTCGAGAACCCCAAGGGCGAACTCGGCTACTACGTCCTGGCCGACGGCTCGGGGACGGCGTACCGGTATCACGTCCGCAGCCCGAGCTTCATCAACCTGACGGCGCTCGAGGCCATGTGCCTGGGCCACACCGTGGCCGACGTCGTCGGCATCCTCGGCAGCATCGACATCGTCCTGGGCGAGGTGGACCGCTAG
- a CDS encoding NADH-quinone oxidoreductase subunit J family protein, protein MFQILFLVIAGLGLLAALGCVLARNLVHAGLFLVGYFFVVAAVFVMLEAEFLAAIQVLVYIGAVAIILMFGIMLTRNVQGDDTTIVVGPWRVPAMLAGVLLLAVLVFGINNAVAPAGQAAWTGRAERPPITDDPANPPGTAVRREAINNMGRMVGLELMKRYAVAFEVAGLLLTAALVGAIALAHRDEEEPVVPSASGEGARRAEPAGPEAGLAASGGRTSP, encoded by the coding sequence GTGTTCCAGATCCTCTTCCTCGTGATCGCCGGCCTGGGCCTGCTCGCCGCGCTGGGGTGCGTGCTGGCGCGGAACCTCGTGCACGCGGGGCTGTTCCTCGTCGGATACTTCTTCGTCGTGGCCGCGGTGTTCGTGATGCTGGAGGCCGAATTCCTGGCGGCGATCCAGGTGCTGGTGTACATCGGCGCGGTGGCGATCATCCTGATGTTCGGCATCATGCTGACGCGCAACGTCCAGGGGGACGACACGACGATCGTGGTGGGCCCCTGGCGCGTGCCGGCGATGCTCGCGGGCGTGCTCCTGCTGGCCGTGCTCGTCTTCGGGATCAACAACGCCGTGGCCCCGGCGGGGCAGGCGGCGTGGACGGGCCGGGCGGAGCGGCCGCCGATCACCGACGACCCGGCCAACCCCCCCGGCACCGCCGTCCGCCGGGAGGCGATCAACAACATGGGCCGCATGGTCGGCCTCGAGTTGATGAAGCGGTACGCGGTGGCCTTCGAGGTCGCCGGCCTGCTCCTGACGGCCGCCCTGGTGGGCGCGATCGCGCTGGCCCACCGGGATGAGGAGGAGCCCGTCGTCCCCTCGGCCTCGGGCGAGGGCGCGAGACGGGCCGAGCCCGCCGGCCCGGAGGCGGGGCTCGCCGCCAGCGGCGGCCGGACGTCGCCCTGA
- a CDS encoding NADH-quinone oxidoreductase subunit A → MVLYNYVFIGLLLLLAVTFGLLPLIVVAVVAPRKRSLAKSDTYECGVRTYGETWIRFRIQYFIYALMFVVFDIETVFLYPWAVAYGELGTFALVEMIVFLVILSIGLAYAWAKGVLRWV, encoded by the coding sequence ATGGTCCTCTACAACTACGTCTTCATCGGGCTGCTCCTCCTCCTGGCCGTGACCTTCGGCCTGCTGCCGCTGATCGTGGTCGCCGTGGTCGCGCCCCGCAAGCGCTCCCTCGCCAAGTCGGACACGTACGAGTGCGGGGTGCGCACCTACGGCGAGACCTGGATCCGGTTCCGGATCCAGTATTTCATCTACGCCCTGATGTTCGTCGTCTTCGACATCGAGACGGTGTTCCTGTATCCCTGGGCCGTGGCCTACGGCGAGCTCGGCACGTTCGCCCTGGTGGAGATGATCGTCTTCCTGGTCATCCTTTCTATCGGCCTGGCCTACGCCTGGGCCAAGGGGGTCCTGCGGTGGGTTTGA